One region of Bacillus pumilus genomic DNA includes:
- a CDS encoding PIN/TRAM domain-containing protein, whose protein sequence is MLKRIVQAFFIIFGAVVGIFIIPELFLLLNVKDIPFITNAYSSALIGAAVFFIIGKWCTGYVVNWVKWIEDSLLKAPLPDLISGSFGLVFGLILAYLIVNVIPLNNIPYHIFGTIIPIFLAFFLGYLGFQVGFKKKDEMMGLFSRSAKVTKKKGAADDEPEIEDKKLKILDTSVIIDGRIADICQTGFLEGVMVIPQFVLEELQHIADSSDVLKRNRGRRGLDILNRIQKELDIKVEIYEGDFEDIQEVDSKLVKLAKLTSGVVVTNDFNLNKVCELQKVAVLNINDLANAVKPVVLPGEEMKVQVIKDGKEHNQGVAYLDDGTMIVVEEGRNYIGKDIDVLVTSVLQTAAGRMIFAKPKLLEKAL, encoded by the coding sequence ATGTTAAAAAGAATCGTTCAGGCGTTTTTTATCATTTTTGGTGCAGTTGTAGGGATTTTTATCATTCCAGAGTTATTTCTGCTGTTAAATGTAAAGGACATACCTTTCATAACAAATGCTTACTCTTCAGCACTAATAGGAGCCGCTGTGTTCTTTATCATCGGCAAATGGTGCACAGGCTATGTGGTTAATTGGGTGAAATGGATCGAGGATTCTCTATTAAAAGCGCCTCTTCCTGATCTTATTTCTGGAAGTTTCGGATTAGTATTTGGACTTATTCTAGCATATCTTATTGTAAACGTGATCCCGCTAAACAATATCCCATATCATATTTTTGGTACCATTATTCCGATTTTCCTGGCTTTCTTTTTAGGATACCTTGGATTTCAGGTAGGCTTTAAGAAGAAGGATGAAATGATGGGGCTGTTCTCCCGATCTGCAAAGGTCACCAAGAAAAAAGGAGCAGCCGATGATGAACCTGAAATAGAAGATAAAAAGCTGAAAATTTTAGACACAAGTGTTATCATTGATGGAAGAATCGCAGATATTTGTCAAACTGGATTCTTAGAAGGCGTCATGGTCATTCCTCAATTTGTGCTCGAGGAATTACAGCATATTGCAGACTCTTCTGATGTATTAAAGAGAAATAGAGGCCGAAGAGGTCTTGATATTTTAAATCGTATTCAAAAAGAATTAGATATCAAAGTTGAAATTTACGAAGGTGACTTTGAAGACATTCAAGAGGTTGATAGCAAGCTTGTGAAGCTCGCTAAATTAACTTCAGGTGTTGTTGTGACAAATGATTTTAATTTAAATAAAGTATGCGAACTTCAAAAAGTAGCAGTGTTAAACATCAATGATCTAGCCAATGCGGTGAAACCGGTTGTGCTGCCTGGGGAAGAAATGAAGGTACAGGTCATTAAAGATGGGAAAGAGCATAACCAAGGTGTTGCTTACTTAGATGACGGTACGATGATTGTGGTCGAAGAAGGACGCAATTACATTGGAAAAGACATCGATGTGCTCGTCACAAGTGTGCTGCAGACTGCTGCTGGAAGAATGATTTTTGCGAAGCCAAAACTTCTGGAGAAGGCGCTCTAA
- the disA gene encoding DNA integrity scanning diadenylate cyclase DisA: MEKEKKGAKELDLLDIVQFVAPGTPLRAGIENVLRANTGGLIVVGYNDKVKSVVDGGFHINSAFSPAHLYELAKMDGAIILSDSGQKILYANTQLMPDATIHSSETGMRHRTAERVAKQTGCLIIAISERRNVITLYQGNRRYTLKDIGFILTKANQAIQTLEKYKTILDHAISTLSALEFEELVTFGDVLSVLHRYEMVLRIKNEINMYIKELGTEGHLIRLQVNELITDMEQEAALFIKDYVKEKIKDPYVLLKQLQDMSSFELLDDSILYKLLGYPVSTNIDEYVYTRGYRLLHKIPRLPMPIVENVVEAFGVLDRIMEADVQDLDEVEGIGEVRAKKIKKGLKRLQEKHYIDRQL; encoded by the coding sequence ATGGAAAAAGAGAAAAAAGGAGCGAAAGAACTCGATCTCTTAGATATCGTACAGTTTGTGGCACCAGGGACACCTCTTCGGGCTGGGATTGAAAATGTCCTGAGGGCAAATACTGGCGGGCTTATTGTTGTTGGTTATAACGACAAAGTAAAGAGTGTTGTAGATGGAGGGTTTCATATTAACTCTGCCTTCTCCCCAGCACATTTATATGAATTGGCTAAGATGGACGGGGCCATTATTTTAAGCGATTCTGGTCAAAAGATCTTGTATGCGAATACACAGCTCATGCCAGATGCAACGATCCATTCATCGGAAACAGGCATGAGGCACCGTACAGCTGAACGTGTAGCGAAGCAGACAGGCTGCTTAATCATTGCGATATCTGAACGGAGGAACGTCATTACCTTATACCAAGGGAATCGTCGTTATACGCTGAAAGATATTGGCTTTATTTTAACGAAGGCCAACCAAGCGATACAAACACTTGAGAAATATAAAACCATTTTAGATCACGCCATTTCTACGCTAAGTGCCCTAGAATTTGAAGAGCTTGTGACCTTTGGTGATGTATTATCCGTGCTCCATCGTTACGAGATGGTGCTCAGAATCAAAAATGAAATCAATATGTATATCAAAGAGCTCGGAACAGAAGGGCATTTGATCCGTCTGCAAGTCAATGAACTGATTACAGATATGGAGCAGGAAGCGGCTTTATTTATTAAAGATTACGTGAAAGAAAAGATTAAAGATCCATATGTTCTGCTTAAGCAGCTCCAAGATATGTCGAGCTTTGAGCTTTTAGATGATTCCATTCTGTACAAGTTACTTGGCTATCCAGTTTCTACAAATATTGACGAATATGTGTACACAAGAGGTTACAGACTGCTTCACAAAATCCCTAGACTGCCTATGCCAATCGTCGAAAACGTGGTTGAAGCGTTCGGTGTGTTAGATCGAATTATGGAAGCGGATGTACAAGATTTGGATGAAGTAGAAGGAATTGGAGAAGTAAGAGCGAAAAAGATAAAAAAAGGATTAAAAAGGCTGCAAGAAAAACATTATATCGACCGGCAGCTGTAA